The Alkalispirochaeta americana genome segment ATGTTGACGCGGTTGTCGCTGTAGATCCGCTCTACGAAGAAATTGTCTTCAACGCCGACGTATTCTTCCGGATCGTCGACGCGCCGGATATCGATCTTGGAAATCGGGTTGAACCCTCGAACGTTCCCTTGAAGGCGAACCTCGAAGCCCCCCTTGATCGACCGAACAACTTTCCCTGAAACAGGAATTCGTTCCTCGAAGGCCTGTTTCAGATCTTTCCAGAACCGTTTTTCATCGGCTTTTCTCTTCGAAACCGCAACGCCACCGTTCCGGATGTCCTTCCGCAGAAGCACAACTTCCACCGTGCCGCCAACGTCGGGTACGGTCTCGAATTCCTCCATGGGGATGCGGCCTTCGGCCTTGTACCCGATGTCAACGAACACCTCGTCGCCACTGATCTGAATGACCGTGCCTTCGACGAGTTGCCCCTCTTCCAGCGCGTCCAGTGCATCCAGGAACTGCATTTGCATCTCTTGGGACTGGGCCTCCGCCGAAGAGGAGTCAGCGAATTGTGCTTCCTTATCTGCCATGATTGCCTAGTTACTCCTGCCGTGATTAGTTTTGTCGTAAATAATGGCAACAACTCTGTCACAAACTTGACGTAGGGTCAAGTGCGTGGTATCGAGGTAAACCGCATCGGGCGCCTGCGCAAGCCGGCCGGTCTCTTTCGCCCGATCAATCGCATCTCGTTCCCGTATTGCCTTTTCAAGTTCTTCCAGGTCGCCCTGTCGACCGTTCTGTTCGTAGCGCCGCCGGGCGCGCTCTGCCGGATCGGCGTCGAGAAAAACCTTCACCTCGGCATCGGGGAACACCACGGTGCTCATGTCACGGCCCTCCACGACCAGATCCCGCGTACCGGCGATCTCCTTAAGGCGCAGGTTTACCTCCTGGCGAACCGAGGGAAAGGCCGAGACGGGCGCAACAGCCTGATCGACCCGGGGAGTATGGAGCTCCTCATCCCGAAGGTGTCCGTCGAGGAGAAAGGCATCGCCTTCCAGAACAATGGAAATATTTCTGGCTACGGCAAGGACACTCTCCTCGTCGGACAGTTCGCACTGGAGCTCCTGGGCTTTCCAGGTGATCGCACGGTAGAACTTCCCCGAGTTAAGGTGAAAAAATCCCGCCGACCGGGCGACCATTTGGCTGACGCTGCTTTTACCCGTCCCGGCGGGGCCATCAATCGCGACTACCATGGGAAGCATCCTTTCTGCGGTATCTGGTTTTTCCGCCTTGGGAAGGAGTGCCCGTACGGGACGACTTTCTGCCGGACGAACGGGGTGCAGACCCGGGCGATGAGGATTTGTGAACGATCTTTTTTCTCCGCACAATTACTTGTCGGGCGGTTTTCATTCGTGATGGTTTCTCTGGAGAGAGATGCTTCTCCTGAGGCTTCGGTTTCTGCCGCTGGGCCTTCCTGTTCGCAAGAACCTGAAGACGCCGGACTTCCTCGTCGGTCAGGGGACGAGCTTCTCCCTCAGGAAGCGAGCCCAGGGATACCGAGCAGTAGCGAACCCGGTAAATCCGGTGGACTTTTATACGAAAATGCGCAAAAACCCGGCGAATTTCCCGGTTTTTTCCTTCCTGGAGAATGACCGAGACCCGACGCGCGGCATGGCGGCGATATTCCCGGCACCGGTACCGGATCCCCTCGACCACCACTCCCCGGGTGAACTGTTCCAGCATCTCGTCGGGCACGGGAGCAGCAGTCTCGACGGTGTAGACCCGGTCGATCCCTGCCTCGGGGCGCATGAGGCGCTGGGCCAGATCTCCGTCGTTTGTAAACAAAAGTAGACCACTTGAGAGAAAATCCAGCCTGCCGATCGAGAAGAGATGCCCTGAATAGAGAGGGCGTACATAATCAATCGCCAGAGGCCGGCCTTGTGGATCGGCTTCGCTTGAAAGAACCCTCACGGGTTTGTTCAAGGCGTAGACAATGGTCTGTTTATCGGGATAGACGATCTTTCCGTCCACGCGCACCACTGAATCAGACCCCACCCGACAGGAGAGATCTGTTGTCGTTTCGCCATCCACCTGAACCCTGCCTGCGCGAATCAGGTCTTCGCAGGAACGCCTTGAACCCTGGTTTGCCAGAGCGAGATATCTATTGATCCGCATCGCCTCTATTGTGAGACGCCGTGTGTTGTGTCCTGCCTTATCCATTGAGACTAAATCGCTCCTGTTCGATCTCATCGAGCCGCGGGAGATCCGCGATACTCTCTAAATTAAAATGCTGTAAAAAATGTCGTGTCGTGCCGTACTGGGCAGGACGTCCCGGAGCATCCTTTCGCCCCGTTTCCTTGATAAGGCCGCGATCGAGAAGCTGCCGGATCATTGTGTCGGCAGCCACTCCTCGCAGCGTTTCTATTTCTCCCCGGGTAATCGGCTGGGAATAAGCAATTATCGAAAGCGTTTCCATGGCTGCCCGGGAGAGCCGATTTTCCCGCTTTTTCCCGAAGCGTTCACGCAATCGGGGCCATAATTCCCGCTTTGGCACCAATTGGAGCGCTCCATCAATGGAAATCAACTCCATGCCTCGATCATCGGCGGTGTAATCCTCGCGAATCATTTCCACCACCTGCTCCACCTGTTCACGGGAAAGCCCTGAAATTTTCACGATCGTTTTCACATCGATCGGATCTCCCTCAAGGAATAATATTGCTTCGATAAGGGCTTTTTCAGATTCCATATCCACACTACACCTCAGAACCAGATCTCGGACCTAACCATCAGGATGTTCATCTTCCCAATCGCTTTCCGCTTCGAGGGAAGAATCCTGGAGTGGCACCCCCGCGACTATTTTAATGTCGCCGAACATTTTATTTTGCAAGATCCTGATCGTTCGTTGTCGGGCTGATTCCAGGATCGCAATAAAAGCACAAACCATATCCATTACGGAGTTCGTCGTTCCGATCAGATCGGTAAAGGAAAACTCGCCCCGCCTCTCGAGGAGCTCGTCGATCAAGGTCAGCTTTTCGTTCACCGTTACTTCCTCGTGAAGGCTCACAAGGTGATCGGCGCTCAGGTTGTTCATAAGTTTGGAAAAGGTTTTAAGCAGATCCCATACGTCAAGCTGCTCCCAGAGGGGCTCATCTTCTCCAAAGGGAAGAGTGTTTTGGGAGCTTTTCCTCTCCAGAGTGTATTCCAGTTCTTCTTCCCGATCTCCCATGAGATCGCTCAGCTTCCGGAAGCGCTGGTACTCGATCAGTTTGGCCACCAGTTCCTGGCGGGGATCCTCCATCTCTTCGTCATCCGATGTCTCCGAGACCGGTAGAAGCATGCGCGATTTTATGTACAACAAGGTTGCTGCCATCACATAAAAATCTGTCGCATTCTCCAGATCAACCCGAGTTGCATACTTCAGGTACTCCAGATACTGCTCGGTGATCCGCGAAATCGGGATATCGTAAATGTTTACCTCGTTTTTTCGTATCAGAAATATGAGGAGGTCCAACGGGCCCTCGAACTGATCCAGCTGAACAGTGTGGGCCGTGGTTTGCGACTCGTCTTGATCCATGGATGACCCAGTATACGGCCCTCTCTCGAGAGGGTCCAGACCTTTGTTGAGGTTATTCATGCGAGAGAAAGAATTTTCCTGAAATCTGCCGCGAATCACCCCCTCGCCATGCAATATGGCGAGGCCTCTTTGTTCAGCTGTTCAGCTTGCCTTGGGAAGATAGGAAGCCCAGGGGGCGCCGTTCCGAGGATCTCGGGCGCGAGGAGCCACTTCCCGAAGCGGTTCAAGGACAAAGCGTCGCTCATGCATACGCGGGTGTGGCACCTGGAGATCGGCGGATGAAATGGTGTAGTCGCCAAAGGTAAGAATGTCCAGATCGAGAGAGCGCGGCCCGAAACGCTGCACCCCGATCCGACACCGGCCCGCCTGTTTTTCCAGGTCGCGGAGGGTGTAAAGCAACCCGTGGGGACCAATTCTGCTGACCCCCCGAAGAACCTGATTGAAATAATGAGGCTGGTCGCTGTAATGGAGCGGAGCGGTATAATGGACCGATGAGCAGGAGACCTCCCTGAGGAGACCGGTCAGCTTGGACACGGCCCAAGCCAGCGTTTCTTCGGGCCCTCCCCACGGACCCGGCGTGTTTGCTCCCAATCCCAAAAGGACAAGCCACCCCGTTACCCTGGAATCATCTCTGGAATCAGAACAGTTCATCCGAAGAATCGTCCGTTTTTGCTGCGCTTTTCCTGCTTTTGGTCGCAGGTTTTTCCTGTGGCGGGGCTTCGGCAACTACAGAGCCATCCTCCTGCGAGGAAAGGGCTGAATCGGTCTCGGTCGAGGCCGAGGTATCTGGAAACATGATGGACCGCAGTTGTTTCTCGAGCCCTTCAGCAATATCGGGGTTGTCATCGAGAAACTGTTTTGCATTCTCCCGACCCTGGCCGATCCGGTCGTCTCCATAGGAATACCAGGATCCACTCTTCTGGACCAGATCATATTTCAGGGCCGCGTCGAGAAGGCTCGCCGTTGCAGAGATGCCTTTCCCGAAGATTATCTCCATTTCCACCTTCCGGAAAGGCGGCGCCACTTTATTCTTTACCACCTTTACGCGAACCCGGTTTCCAATGGCATCATCGGATCCCTTGCTGATTGTCTCGATTCTGCGGACCTCCAGGCGAAGGGAGCTGTAAAACTTCAGGGCGTTGCCACCGGTAGTGGTTTCTGGGTTTCCGAACATAACGCCGATCTTCATCCGTATCTGGTTGATAAAGATAAGCACCGTTGAGGATTTGGAGATGATCCCTGTGAGCTTGCGCAAGGCCTGACTCATGAGGCGCGCCTGAAGTCCCACATGGCTGTCCCCCATGTCTCCTTCGATCTCGGCTTTGGGCGTGAGAGCTGCCACCGAATCGACCACAATGATATCAACAGCCTTGCTACGGACCAGAGCCTCGGCTATTTCCAGAGCCTGTTCGCCGTTATCGGGCTGGGAAACCCACAGTGACTCTGTGTCGACGCCCAGGTTCTTTGCATAGATTGGGTCCAGGGCGTGTTCTGCGTCAATGAAGGCGGCAACCCCACCCTTTTTCTGGGCTTCGGCGATTGCGTGCAAGGCCAGGGTGGTCTTGCCCGATGACTCCGGACCATAGATCTCAAGAATTCTTCCGCGGGGATACCCGCCCAGACCAAGGGCCTCGTCAAGAATGATGGATCCACTGGGAATTGTTGCTATTCCTGCGGGTGTCCTGTTCTCTCCCAGCTTCATGATCGATCCTTTTCCGAATTGTTTCTCGATCTGTAGCCGGGCCGCCTCAATTGCAGTGGTTTTTTCCGAATCGGTTGGTTTCTGTGCAGCCATATCTTCCTCGTTTCGCGTGCTCCTGAGAGCTGATTATCTATATATGAGTACCGTCCCGAGGAGTATATCGCTTTTTTCGCAGCGATGAAAGCAAGAACGTTTTGACCTTCCCCGATGAAACGTAGTATACCTAAGCAATGCGGGGAGAACTTGTCATTTTCGCGACGCGTAGTATGGAAGATTACGCTGACCGGGTTGCTTACGAGATGCAAACGTTTCCGGACTTCTACGGAAAAGGATACAGTAAGAGAGTCCGAGGTGAGCTTCGGACGATCACGTTTGCTGACGGAGAGATGGAGGTAGAGGTACATACCTCTATTCGCGGAAAGGATGTGGTGCTCTTTGCCTCGGCAGGGCGAAATTCCGGTGGCTATTCAGTTGAACAGAACAAGATGGAGATGTACCACGCCATCGACGCGATTCGCCGGGCTCAGCCCAGCAGAATCACCCTCTTTGAACCCTTCTGCACCAGCTCCCGCTCCGACCGGACTACCCGGAGGAACAGTGTTGGCTTCTGGATACACTACAAGACGCTGGCCAGCCTTGGGGTGGATCATATCATCACCTACCAGCTCCACTCGGATAAATCAAAAACCGTGGTGGATCCCTGCATCTGCGCGATTGACGACGTTCCCGGCAGCCCTCTCCTGAAAGAGTATATCACCGATAACTATATTCGGAAGATGGATGTCCTTAACGGAACGGTCAAGGATGACTGGCTTTTTTGCTCTGTCGATGCGGGTGGCGAGAGCGTGGCGCGCAAGTTTGCCCGGGCCTTTGGAACGCGTCTGATGATAGCCCACAAGCAGAGGAACTACGACAAGACCAACAGCGTTGAATCGATCAACATCCTCACCGATACCCCCATTGAGGGGAAAGAGGTCTGGATTGTGGATGATATGATCGATACCGGCGGAAGTATTTTCAACCTGGTGCAGGAACTGAAGCACCGGGGCGTACAAACTGTCAATATTGCCGTGGTCCACCCGGTATTTTCGGATCCCGCCACAGAGCGGCTCCAGGATTTGCATGATCGAGGCATGCTGGATCGAGTGGTTGTCACCGATTCTGTTGATGTGCCTGTCGAGATGCAGGGAGCGATGCCCTTTCTTGAAGTGGTTTCATCGGCGCGTTTGAGTGCAGAAATCATCATGCATCTTCACGAAGAGCAATCACTTTCTCCCTTTTTCGATACCTTTGATCCCAGACACTACCTCTCGAACCTGAAGCTTTTTCTCTAGGTCCTCCCGGAGATTGTTCCTGTCTTGAAGTAACGGGGCGTCGAGATACCCGGCGGTGTGCGATTACCCTTCGTGGAAGACGGCGTGATCAGGCAGAGAACTTCTCGGCGCTGTCGATCATGATCGTCACGGGGCCATCGTTGACAAGCTCCACCTCCATGACTTGACCAAAGGCCCCTGTTTCAACGGGAACGAACCGGGAAAGCTGGCTTCTAATCTCCTGATAGAGAGTTTCTGCCCGGATCGGCTCAGCTGCCTCGTGAAATCCTGGCCGCCGCCCTTTCTTGATTGATCCGTACAGCGTAAATTGGGAAACCAGCAGAATAGATCCTCCCACGTCAAGAACAGAGCGGTTCATCTTTCCCTGGTCATCATCGAAGATTCGAAGGTGCAGAATTTTTTCTGCCGTGTAGCGAAGTTCTTGATCCGTATCGGACGAGGCGACACCCAACAGAACCAGCAAACCCTGGTTTATTTCTCCTGTGACGATCCCGCCGGAAGATACCGAGGCCCGAGAGACCCGTTGAAGCAAGGCCCGCATCAGGACGCGGTCTCCCGGGGAGAGAGGATCCTGATTGATGAGGCCTGGGCGTGAAAGGATCCATCAGGCTTGACCGAGAGAAGCGCGATCATTTCCACGGCGGCGTTGTTTTCCAGGAGCACTGCAAAATCCAGAGAGACCGGAACTATTCCCTCCAGGACCTGGCCCGTGTGGTATCCCACCAGGAGGTCGAAGGTGATGAGAGACTCCCCAATATGAAGGTTTGCAACCCGGCCCTGCCAGCGAACGTAGACCTGGTCGTGCAATCGAGGATCCCGGGCTGCCTCGGTATACGAGAAGCCGTCCTGAAAGGTAGAAAAATCCGGTCTTTGCAGATAGTCCCGAATCGTTGCTGCCCGGGCTTTTATTCCGGGAGCTGCGTTGGACGCTGCAATGCGGTTCAATTCTTTTCTCACCAGGTTATCGCGCCCTTTTTGGAAGAGATCCCCTACCCGCCGAAAAAGCGCCTCCACTTCCTGTGGCGTAAGATCAAATCGGGCCTCGCTGGCCGAGATATCAATGAGTTGATCCGGGGCGTGTCCCGAAATACGCACCAGCTCAGATCCGGCTCGAGGCTCGGGAGCAGCAAAAAACTGCTGGGGTATTCCCTGAGAAAAGGCTGCTGCTACCAGAACAGCCAGGGCAGTTGCAAGCAGAACCGGGAAAAAAGCTGCTGGCAGCGCTATGGGCCGACGGGGCAGAATCTTCTGTATCCGGCGATCTTCAAACCATTGAAGGACATCATCGGGGTCTTCCATGGTTCGCAGCCACTGGAGGGCCCGTTGCCCCCGGCGGTTATGGGGGTCGAGGTCGATCAAGTCCAGATAGGTCCGCAAGGCCTGGTCCGTTTGTCGCCGGCGAAGAAGGATCGCTCCAAGTCCAAGGAGGCCTTCGGGATCTTCCTCTATATCGAGTGCCCGCTGCACGTACGAGAAGGCTCCTGCGTAATCACCGGTATACAGACAGCTCATGCCCAGGAGATAGTAGTAGCGGTAGTTATTCCGGTACAGAAAGACCTGCGACTCCAGCAACGTAATCACCTGGGCATAGCGACGCCGGCGATACAGACGTTGTGCAACATCGAGATTTTTGGTAGAGCGCTTCACGAAGCCCTCCCGGGAAACGCCGCTACCACTCCTTTAGCGGGGCCGGGCAGTCTCGGAGCGCAACGTAGTAAGCTGCTCTTCCAAGCGACGAATTCGGGCATCACGACTGCGAAGGGTCTCCTGGAGCACCTGGATATCGGTGTTAAGGCGAAGCAACTCCTCCTGAAGATCGGCATCCGCTGCGTTTTGCAGGCGCCGTCGGTACGATGCCAGGGCGTCACGGTACGCAGACTCCTGTCGTTGAAACTCATCCACTGCACGCAGATACTCCTCATGACTCCACCGAAGCAGCTCCAGCAATTCGTGCTCCCGGAAGGTCAGTTCGATCACGGCGATCCGGTAGCGGGCTGCCTCCACACGGAAGCTTCTGGGGTGATCCCGAAGCACGGTCTGAAAGATGCGGCGAGCTTCGTCAAGGCGCCCCAGATTAAATAACGCTTCTCCCGTCCAATATACCGCATTTGCGACAAAGGGAGAATCAGGGTGGCGGTCCATGAAGCGCCCCAGAGCCTGAATAGCCTCATCGAAGTGGTCTTGCAAAAAAAGAAGCCTTCCCTGCTGGTACCGTGCTTCCGCTGCCATGGCATGACGGGGATAATGTTGCAGAAAATGCTCCAGATGTCGTTCAGCCTCCTCCAGCTGGTGCTTGGCCATGGTTGTTTTGGCGATCCAGAAATGAGCACTCGCTTCCAGGTCCTCATCATCAGTTGCCTTCAGGATCTCCTGAAAATGACGCTCTGCCAGAGAGAAACGACTGTTCCGAAAGGCCTCCAGGCCATCCTGGAAAGCTTCCTCCGCCGGAGAAAGAGAAAAGAGGGGTGCCGCTATCATAAAAAACAGGAGAGCAGCGGAAAAGAGGGGGCGTACTGACTGTTTCATCGTGATCGTTCTCCCGTCTTTATCTTCGGCTCCTTCTTTGCACAGGTTTAGCAGGGCCGAAGAAGTTGACCGGCCCTCTCGCCCTCCTACCTTCCGGAAAGATCCCTGAGATACTGGGCAGGATCAGGGGAATTGAAAAAAGCAGACCCCGACACCAGGACGTCTGCCCCGGCCTCTCTCAGGGCTCGCGCGGTTTCACGGTTTACCCCGCCATCGACAGAGATTTTGAACGACAGGCCCCGGTCACTCCGGATCTGTGCTGCCTGAGCTACTTTTTCGATTCCCCGGGGGATGAGGGCCTGTCCTCCGAAACCGGGATTGACAGTCATGATCAGGAGCAGATCGATATCATCCAGGAGTTCCTCCGTAGCCCGGACAGGAGTCGACGGCACAATGGCCAGGCCAGGCCGAGCCCCATCCTGACGGATTGACTGGATAACCCGATGGACATGGACGGTTGACTCCAGATGTACCGTGAGATAATCGGCTCCGGCAGCTATGAACTCGGCAATATACCGTTCAGGCTGGTTCACCATGAGATGAACATCCAGAGGCAGGGAGGTGCGGGCTCGGGTATCCTGAACCATCTTGGGGCCAAAGCTGATATTTGGAACAAAATCCCCATCCATTACATCCATGTGAATCCACTGAGCGCAAGCATCTTCGATACGACGAAGCCCGCCTGCCACGTCCGCGAAATCCGCAGCGAGTATAGACGGTGCTGTAATGACAGAATTATTCATTCCCGTTATACTATCTTATATTGCGGTTCTTCGCAAATACAAGCGGGGCAAAAAGAAGCCCTGGAGGGGGGTTCGTTGACCTTTCCCGGAATAGTGATATAATGGGGCAAACGCAGTGTAGTAAGGACGCAAGCAGTTTGGAGAGTCATACCGAAGAGGTAACAGAATGTTTGCAGAGCGCTGCGGCCTGCATTGCAACACACCGACTGACGGAGGCGCTTGAGCGGCTTGACCAGGCCCTCTCGATCGACTTTGAGAACACCGAGGTGGTTGCATCGTTGAAATACACGAATTTCTGGAACGATCGCCACGAGCGGGTCCTTGCCTTGACGGATCCTTTTGAGCGGGGAGAGTACCTGCTTGCTCAGTGGGCTGTTTTTCTTGGATTTGTTCAACGAATTGGCCGGCCTGTGGAGTTCGTGATTAACGCTTTCCGGCAACACGTTTTCGGACAAGCCCTGGAGTTCTACCGGGAGGTCTACCGTGATGCTGCAAATCGTGATGCGGACCTGCTGGTGCGCATCGCGCGGTGCTACAAGGGAGCCGGGGATTACGACCGGGCCCGGAGGTTCCTGCAGGCTGCTACAGCGGAACGGCCGGAAGATGCGGAAATCCTTGCGGAACTGGCTGACGTCCTGGCCCTCGTCAACGAGACGGCGCCGGCGAAGGCTTTTTTTCGGGAGGCTTTTTTTGTTAATGCGCAGAAGATCGAGATCGCACGACTTGAGTCAGAACTCATACGGCGGTTGGTTCGCGCGGTGGAGAAACGCGGAATTGAAGGGCCAGCCCTTCTCGAGTGGATTCCCGTCTACGGGTTTTTATTCGGCGTTCTCACCGTCAAACGGGAGCTTCGGTCTATCGAGTTCGGCCGCCTGAAGCAGTCGATCTACGAGCTGGAAAGGGAGCTGCGAGAAAATACCGGTGAGGCGGATCTGATCCGACCTCGATTGATCAACCGTTACTTCTGGTTAATCGATCACTATGTGGCGGTAAAAGAATCGCAGGGGAAAGTAGAAGAAGTATTACTGAAAATACGGAGTGTCGATGCCAATGTCTACCACCAGTACAATGCCTGATCTTATTCAGCAACTAAACGAACTTCTCAATCAGGAGAAGTGGACCCGGGCGACGCTCAACAATTATACCGTCGGCAACTTCACCGAGCTGGACGATATCATTGAGCAAATGCAGCAAAACGACCTTGAGGAGGAGGCTCGTGCCCTCTGCGAGGAACATTTGCAGCACACCAAAAATAGCATCATCGCCTTGTATATCGCAGGTGTCCTTGATACCTCGCGTCAGTCGGTAAACGATACCAATCTGGTTATGCTGACCCAGATATTTCTGGATAACCACAAGTGGACCATCGTAGAGTTTCTCTGCAACCGCATTCTGGAGTTCGGAGAAAACCGCACGGCTCTTCGAATTTTGGCCGAGGTCTACCACGATGAAAACCAGACCGAGAAGCTTCACCAGACCTGGGAACGGTTGATCCTGATTGATTACGAAGAAGCTGACATTGTGCGGCGTCTGGCCGAACTGAAGGAAGAAGCCGGCGATCTTGAACAGGCAACAAGCTACTACAAGAAAGCTCTTCATCGGTATATAACGAAAAAAAACTTCTCCAACGTAAAAGACATATGGCACCGGCTTGTTGTGCTCTCTCCCAATGAAACGGAGTTTTTCTACCACGCCGAAACCAAAATTGCGCGGCAGATCAGTACCGACCGGGCGATACAGCTTCTGGAAGACCTCTACCCCCCCATGAAAGAAAGCGGGGACTGGCCCCGTGCCATTGAACTCCTCAAGCGCGTTCTGGGCTATGACCCCAAAAACCACTGGGCTCGCAAGGAGATCATCCATTGCTTTGAAGAACACTATAGCGATCACAGCAATCTGACCGAATACATCAGAATCAGCAACCTCCACCAAAGCTGGAGACCTGTTCACGAGGCCATTGCGGATTTCGAGAAGCATATTGCTTTTGACACAGGGAACTTTGTCTTCCACCGCAGCTGGGGGATAGGACGCATTCGCGAGATCAAGGGTGACGATATCACTATCGATTTTGCCAAGAAGCGGGGACACCGAATGTCCCTGAAAATGGCGGTGAATGCCCTGGATGTCTTGCCCAAGGAGCACATCTGGGTTCTCCGTGCGGTCTGGAAGCGGGACAAGCTAAAGAATCTGGTGAAAAAGAACCCCGTATGGGCTCTTAAAACAGTCATCAGGAGTCTGGGAAACGCCGCCGATATCAAGCGAATAAAGGCAGAGCTGGTTCCCTCCATCCTGAGCCCCGGGGAATGGACCTCCTGGAGCACCAAAGCACGGGAGGAGTTGCGAACAAACCCCGACTTTGGAATGCTGCCGGATAAGGCCGATCATTTCACCGTCCGGGATCAACCTGTATCGTTCGAGGAAAAGACCTACAACAAGTTTAAAGGCGACAAGACCTTCTTTGACCGGGTGCGGACTCTGGAAGAGTTTCTGGCCTACGTCGATGAAGAGGGGGCCGAAGGGCTCGACAGTGAGTTTTTCCGTGAAATGTTTGACTATTTCGCTGCCACCATTCGGTCCAGCGGCAGTTCCAACGAGTACAGCATCTCATCGCTGATCGTTCTCACGGATCTGGTTACAAAATACCCCTTCCTTCAGCAGGATCTGGAGCTTGATTTTCTCTCGGCCTACGAGCAAATAGAGAACGTCGAAGAGGTGTTCTCCCGAATTGAATCGACGGGGCTGAAAAAGCGCTTCCTGGGGCATCTTCGGGCTGTGGACAACAACTGGGCTGAGGTTTATGCAAAGCTGCTCCCCTACTACCTGAGTCGCGAAGTCCTGCTTGAACTTGAGCGACACGGAAAACGATCCATCGTTCTGGATTTCTTCTCCCGGGTTTTTGAAAACTATCGAAGCATGCGAGAAACTTTTGTGTGGCTGGTCCGCCACTGCGGTGATGACCCCTGGTTTGAAGAAATGGGAGTTACACAAGAGAAGATTCTCCTTTCCATGATTCACCTCTACGATCTGACCTTTCGGGATATTGACAACCGCAAGGAAGTCAGCCTGAACCGGAAGATCAACAAGCAGATCCACTCCTTTCTCTTCCGGGACAAGCGGCTCTCTCGTTTCATAGACGAGTCTGACGAAGAATCAGTGTCGCGTATTTTCACCTTGATCGCCGATGTGAAGGACCTGGACCCCAAGATCAATATTGATCTGAAACAGAGAGTTCTGAACCGCTTTCCCGACTTCCACTTTTACGGTGAGGGAGAAATCGATCAGGCAGCAACACGGAAGGTTCTCTACTGCACGGTGGCGATGCATGAGGCCAAGAAAGCCGAGTACAACCATCTTCAGCAGGTGGAAGTTCCCCAGAACTCGAAGGAGATCGAAGTTGCCCGCTCCTACGGAGACCTTAAAGAAAATGCCGAATACAAGGCAGCCATGGAGCGCCAGGACAGCCTGAACAACCGTGCGGCCCGGCTGAAGAGTGAACTGGAACAGGCTCGGGAAATCGATCCTGCCGAGGTCAAGAACGACGAGATTTCCGTAGGAACCCATGTTCGGCTTCGGGATCTTCTGGAGGATACAGAG includes the following:
- the cmk gene encoding (d)CMP kinase, giving the protein MVVAIDGPAGTGKSSVSQMVARSAGFFHLNSGKFYRAITWKAQELQCELSDEESVLAVARNISIVLEGDAFLLDGHLRDEELHTPRVDQAVAPVSAFPSVRQEVNLRLKEIAGTRDLVVEGRDMSTVVFPDAEVKVFLDADPAERARRRYEQNGRQGDLEELEKAIRERDAIDRAKETGRLAQAPDAVYLDTTHLTLRQVCDRVVAIIYDKTNHGRSN
- a CDS encoding pseudouridine synthase; the protein is MDKAGHNTRRLTIEAMRINRYLALANQGSRRSCEDLIRAGRVQVDGETTTDLSCRVGSDSVVRVDGKIVYPDKQTIVYALNKPVRVLSSEADPQGRPLAIDYVRPLYSGHLFSIGRLDFLSSGLLLFTNDGDLAQRLMRPEAGIDRVYTVETAAPVPDEMLEQFTRGVVVEGIRYRCREYRRHAARRVSVILQEGKNREIRRVFAHFRIKVHRIYRVRYCSVSLGSLPEGEARPLTDEEVRRLQVLANRKAQRQKPKPQEKHLSPEKPSRMKTARQVIVRRKKIVHKSSSPGSAPRSSGRKSSRTGTPSQGGKTRYRRKDASHGSRD
- the scpB gene encoding SMC-Scp complex subunit ScpB; amino-acid sequence: MESEKALIEAILFLEGDPIDVKTIVKISGLSREQVEQVVEMIREDYTADDRGMELISIDGALQLVPKRELWPRLRERFGKKRENRLSRAAMETLSIIAYSQPITRGEIETLRGVAADTMIRQLLDRGLIKETGRKDAPGRPAQYGTTRHFLQHFNLESIADLPRLDEIEQERFSLNG
- a CDS encoding segregation and condensation protein A → MDQDESQTTAHTVQLDQFEGPLDLLIFLIRKNEVNIYDIPISRITEQYLEYLKYATRVDLENATDFYVMAATLLYIKSRMLLPVSETSDDEEMEDPRQELVAKLIEYQRFRKLSDLMGDREEELEYTLERKSSQNTLPFGEDEPLWEQLDVWDLLKTFSKLMNNLSADHLVSLHEEVTVNEKLTLIDELLERRGEFSFTDLIGTTNSVMDMVCAFIAILESARQRTIRILQNKMFGDIKIVAGVPLQDSSLEAESDWEDEHPDG
- the folK gene encoding 2-amino-4-hydroxy-6-hydroxymethyldihydropteridine diphosphokinase → MNCSDSRDDSRVTGWLVLLGLGANTPGPWGGPEETLAWAVSKLTGLLREVSCSSVHYTAPLHYSDQPHYFNQVLRGVSRIGPHGLLYTLRDLEKQAGRCRIGVQRFGPRSLDLDILTFGDYTISSADLQVPHPRMHERRFVLEPLREVAPRARDPRNGAPWASYLPKAS
- the recA gene encoding recombinase RecA, producing MAAQKPTDSEKTTAIEAARLQIEKQFGKGSIMKLGENRTPAGIATIPSGSIILDEALGLGGYPRGRILEIYGPESSGKTTLALHAIAEAQKKGGVAAFIDAEHALDPIYAKNLGVDTESLWVSQPDNGEQALEIAEALVRSKAVDIIVVDSVAALTPKAEIEGDMGDSHVGLQARLMSQALRKLTGIISKSSTVLIFINQIRMKIGVMFGNPETTTGGNALKFYSSLRLEVRRIETISKGSDDAIGNRVRVKVVKNKVAPPFRKVEMEIIFGKGISATASLLDAALKYDLVQKSGSWYSYGDDRIGQGRENAKQFLDDNPDIAEGLEKQLRSIMFPDTSASTETDSALSSQEDGSVVAEAPPQEKPATKSRKSAAKTDDSSDELF
- a CDS encoding ribose-phosphate diphosphokinase, which gives rise to MRGELVIFATRSMEDYADRVAYEMQTFPDFYGKGYSKRVRGELRTITFADGEMEVEVHTSIRGKDVVLFASAGRNSGGYSVEQNKMEMYHAIDAIRRAQPSRITLFEPFCTSSRSDRTTRRNSVGFWIHYKTLASLGVDHIITYQLHSDKSKTVVDPCICAIDDVPGSPLLKEYITDNYIRKMDVLNGTVKDDWLFCSVDAGGESVARKFARAFGTRLMIAHKQRNYDKTNSVESINILTDTPIEGKEVWIVDDMIDTGGSIFNLVQELKHRGVQTVNIAVVHPVFSDPATERLQDLHDRGMLDRVVVTDSVDVPVEMQGAMPFLEVVSSARLSAEIIMHLHEEQSLSPFFDTFDPRHYLSNLKLFL
- the dtd gene encoding D-aminoacyl-tRNA deacylase, translated to MRALLQRVSRASVSSGGIVTGEINQGLLVLLGVASSDTDQELRYTAEKILHLRIFDDDQGKMNRSVLDVGGSILLVSQFTLYGSIKKGRRPGFHEAAEPIRAETLYQEIRSQLSRFVPVETGAFGQVMEVELVNDGPVTIMIDSAEKFSA